The Bacillota bacterium DNA window GGCGCTGAGCGGCCCACAGACTGGGTACTGGAGAGATTGGACCTCTTGTTCGATATGCGATATGAGGCGCTGCTCCCAACCGTGGTGGCGACTAACCTTTCCCGGCGCGAACTTGAGGAGGTCCTTGGCTCGCGCATCGTAAGCCGGTTGCTCCACGAGGCGACGGTCGTGAAGGTGCAAGGCCGCGACCGGAGGCGGGGAGGCCGGTGCGATGATTGAGGTAAAGCTGCCCAAGTGCCTGCTCGTGTTGACGGAGGCCGAACTGCTTTCCCTGCTCGCGCATGACCGGGGCTTATGGGAGACTGCATTACGGCGCGGGAAGGCCGTTCAGAGGGCGAGGACAAGGGAGGCCCGGCAGGCGGCGCGTAGAAGGCCCCAGGAGCCGTGATAACCCTTCGCCAGGGGTAGAAATACCTGTGCGCCCGGGATGGCCGCCTCGCGGGGCGTTCTGGCGAGCACGAGGCGGCATGTGAAAAAGGAGGCCATTGGTGGGAGGTCGCTGGCATATGGCGTTGTTGCTCCCGTTCCGGCAACATTGCCGTAACGGGCGCATGGCGTGGCCGCACACCTTACGGCAAAAATGCCGGAAGGTCGCGGGGAATCGCGACGCGACGCCCGATGGAAACTTACCATGGGGCGCATGTGAGGAGGTGAGTGCGCGTGCCTTATAAGCTACGGAAACCTTGCGCCTGGCCCGGGTGCCCGGAGGTTGTGACGCCACCGGAGCGTTACTGCCCGCGACATAAAACCGCAGGCCGCAAGGCGGAGGACGCGAACAGGCCGAACTATAGACAGCGTGGCTATAGCACGTCCTGGGACAGGCTGAAAGCGATGAAGCGGCAAGCGGACCCGCTATGTGAGTTGTGCCTTGCCGAGGGGCGTGTCACGCCTGCGGAGATGGTCCACCACAAGGTGCCGCTTCGTGAGGGTGGCGAGCTGCTTGACATGGGCAACCTCGTGAGCGTATGCCGGGCGTGTCATGCAAAGCTGCATCGGCGACCGACGGGGTAACCGGGGTAACTCTCTACGGCCCGGCGTCTCGGTGCCGGGGGCGCGGTCGATTGTGGGAAAAGGTCCCCGTGTAGATTTTAGGCATTTCGAGAGAGGAGGGCGACTATGTTCGAGAGTTTCAAGCCGGAGGAGCGCGACGCGGCGCGGCGGGTGCTGGAGTATTACTCGGCGGTGCAGTTAGCGCATGTGATAGCGGAGGCCGTCAAAGCCTGCAATGAGGTTCTGGTGGCCTACAAGGAGATCGAGAAGGTCGGCTTTAACGAGAAGGCGGCTGATTTTGTGTGGAAAGAGCGCGTGCGCGAATTCTTCGCGCGGCTGTCCAGGCTCGAAGCGGTGCTTGCGGAACGCGAACGGTTGAACGGCATCGGGGAGGCGCTAAAACTGCTCGAATCAGAAGCGAACGGAGGC harbors:
- a CDS encoding HNH endonuclease signature motif containing protein, producing MKRQADPLCELCLAEGRVTPAEMVHHKVPLREGGELLDMGNLVSVCRACHAKLHRRPTG